In the Negativicutes bacterium genome, one interval contains:
- a CDS encoding aldo/keto reductase, protein MKKKLLGKTGIEVTQMCLGILPMGPVQRNIPIEEGSRIIRSAVEHGVNFLDTAEMYHTHDYIEQALRGFQGNVVIATKSASTTYAAMQKSVEAARKELNRDCIDIFDLHAARANHTVFDERAGAIECLVDMKAKGYIKAVGISTHAVDVCQIAASRPEFDVVFPIINKIGMGILQGDLNGMIAAVKACYNAGKGLYAMKSLAGGHLIGDLVDSINYVRGMEEFASVAVGVVNEKELQMDLKIFNDQPIPVEELPSPEVNKRMIVLGNCIGCGNCEETCPSMAIHVINGHAVIDDSKCLLCGYCRPGCPEFALRLV, encoded by the coding sequence ATGAAGAAAAAACTGTTAGGCAAGACCGGTATTGAAGTAACCCAGATGTGTCTCGGCATTTTACCGATGGGTCCTGTACAACGTAATATTCCGATTGAGGAGGGAAGCCGCATCATCCGTTCCGCTGTGGAACACGGCGTCAACTTTCTGGATACCGCCGAGATGTATCATACCCACGATTATATCGAGCAGGCGCTGCGCGGTTTTCAGGGCAATGTGGTGATTGCCACCAAATCGGCGTCGACCACCTATGCGGCTATGCAGAAGAGCGTGGAAGCGGCCCGCAAAGAATTGAACCGCGACTGCATTGACATTTTTGATCTTCATGCCGCCCGCGCCAACCACACGGTGTTTGACGAGCGGGCCGGCGCCATTGAGTGCCTGGTGGATATGAAGGCCAAAGGCTACATCAAAGCAGTGGGAATTTCCACGCATGCCGTGGACGTTTGCCAAATTGCCGCCAGCCGACCGGAATTCGATGTGGTTTTTCCCATCATCAATAAAATTGGCATGGGCATTTTGCAAGGTGATCTGAACGGCATGATCGCTGCTGTCAAAGCCTGCTACAATGCCGGCAAAGGCCTCTATGCCATGAAATCACTGGCCGGCGGTCATCTGATTGGCGACTTGGTGGATTCGATCAACTATGTCCGTGGAATGGAAGAGTTTGCCAGCGTGGCGGTTGGCGTGGTCAATGAAAAAGAACTGCAGATGGATCTGAAGATTTTCAACGATCAGCCGATTCCCGTGGAAGAGCTGCCTTCTCCCGAAGTCAATAAGCGCATGATTGTACTGGGCAACTGTATTGGTTGCGGTAATTGCGAAGAAACCTGCCCCAGCATGGCCATTCATGTGATCAATGGTCATGCCGTGATCGACGACAGCAAATGCCTGCTCTGCGGTTACTGCCGTCCGGGTTGTCCGGAATTTGCGCTGCGTCTGGTTTAA
- a CDS encoding UvrD-helicase domain-containing protein — protein sequence MELAHLLNPEQEKAVRQTEGPLLIIAGAGSGKTRVLTYRVAWLLEQGVDPARILAITFTNKATQEMKERILAMVGEQGSRIWISTFHAMCVRILRQDIENLGYQRNFTILDQDDSLKVIKRLLKERNLDEEKYKPAIVADAIDKVKNKMGSGAELARTAKDLFERNLAGILQAYEQYTMLHNTLDFNDLLNLTVRLFQTCPEVLERYRNRFQYIMVDEYQDTNFTQYRLINLLAGEKGNLCVVGDEDQGIYSWRGADISNILNFERDYPGATVIKLEQNYRSTQNILDAAHDVIRNNTQRKEKKLWTEKRSKEKVTLLETENETDEARTVISMIDRLKREKGYQNQDFAILYRTHAQSRKFEDVCNENALPYILIGGLKFFSRKEVKDIIAYLHVLVNPYDDVALRRIINVPRRGIGETSFSHIDAFAREMGIPYYAALEEADAIPELQARVAKKLREFVQQLDNYRKMSAYLSVSEMVKTVIESSGYLQELQASPDPDSEDKVQNLMEFVNVAVEYEKKPDMDLSLEGFLTNASLNSENEAEGSNPADRQLTLMSLHAAKGLEFPVVFLTGLEEGIFPFARAIYDDNAMEEERRLCYVGMTRAKDLLFLSYARQRQTYGATNYNRRSRFIDEISEDLLQEPKATRSRKAAAEKEPLIPIAWSKVTEWKQEKAAEQEKQPAADSGKKIAQPAGQSSTKPTKTIVNFAAGETVKHKIWGNGQVLESNGTGDSQEILVEFPNVGLKRLIVKYAALERVES from the coding sequence ATGGAACTGGCTCATTTATTGAATCCGGAACAAGAAAAAGCCGTCCGGCAGACCGAAGGACCGCTGCTGATCATCGCCGGTGCCGGCAGCGGCAAAACCAGAGTATTGACCTATCGGGTTGCCTGGCTGCTGGAACAGGGCGTCGATCCGGCACGCATCCTGGCCATTACCTTTACCAATAAAGCCACGCAGGAGATGAAAGAGCGTATTCTCGCGATGGTTGGCGAGCAAGGTTCGCGCATCTGGATCAGCACCTTTCATGCCATGTGTGTGCGTATTCTGCGTCAGGATATCGAAAATTTGGGTTATCAGCGCAATTTTACGATTTTGGATCAGGACGACAGCCTAAAAGTGATCAAACGTCTGCTGAAAGAGCGCAATCTGGATGAAGAGAAATACAAACCGGCCATCGTTGCCGACGCGATTGACAAAGTCAAGAATAAAATGGGCTCCGGGGCCGAGCTGGCGCGTACGGCTAAGGATCTGTTCGAACGCAATCTTGCCGGTATCCTGCAGGCTTATGAGCAATACACGATGCTGCACAACACGCTCGATTTTAACGATCTGCTCAATCTGACCGTACGTCTCTTTCAAACCTGCCCGGAAGTGCTGGAGCGTTACCGCAATCGCTTCCAATATATCATGGTTGATGAATACCAGGATACCAACTTTACTCAGTATCGTTTGATCAACCTGCTGGCCGGGGAAAAAGGCAATCTTTGTGTGGTCGGCGACGAAGACCAGGGCATCTATTCCTGGCGCGGCGCCGATATTTCCAACATTCTCAACTTTGAACGGGATTATCCCGGCGCGACCGTGATCAAATTGGAGCAGAATTATCGTTCCACGCAGAACATCCTGGATGCGGCGCACGATGTGATTCGGAACAACACGCAGCGCAAAGAGAAAAAACTTTGGACTGAAAAGCGGAGCAAAGAAAAAGTCACCCTGCTGGAAACCGAAAACGAAACGGACGAAGCCCGTACCGTCATCAGCATGATCGATCGGCTGAAACGGGAAAAGGGTTATCAGAACCAGGACTTTGCCATTCTTTATCGCACCCATGCCCAGTCGCGGAAATTTGAGGACGTCTGCAACGAAAATGCGCTGCCTTATATCCTGATTGGCGGTCTGAAATTTTTCAGCCGCAAAGAAGTGAAAGATATCATCGCCTACCTGCATGTGCTGGTCAATCCTTATGATGACGTCGCGCTCAGACGCATTATCAACGTACCGCGCCGCGGGATCGGCGAAACCAGTTTCAGCCATATCGACGCGTTTGCCCGCGAAATGGGCATCCCCTATTACGCCGCCCTGGAAGAAGCCGATGCCATTCCGGAATTGCAGGCGCGGGTGGCGAAAAAGCTGCGCGAATTCGTGCAGCAACTGGACAATTACCGTAAGATGTCCGCCTATTTATCAGTCAGTGAAATGGTGAAAACGGTGATTGAAAGCAGCGGTTATCTGCAGGAACTGCAGGCTAGTCCTGACCCGGACAGCGAAGACAAGGTGCAGAATCTGATGGAATTTGTTAACGTGGCGGTGGAATATGAAAAGAAACCGGACATGGATCTCAGTCTGGAAGGCTTTTTAACCAACGCTTCGCTCAACTCCGAAAACGAAGCGGAAGGCAGCAATCCGGCCGACCGCCAGCTGACGCTGATGTCTTTGCACGCGGCTAAAGGTTTGGAATTTCCGGTGGTCTTTCTGACCGGCCTGGAAGAGGGGATTTTCCCCTTTGCGCGCGCCATCTATGACGATAACGCCATGGAAGAAGAGCGCCGTCTCTGCTATGTGGGCATGACCCGGGCTAAAGATCTCCTATTTCTCTCCTATGCCAGGCAGCGCCAGACCTACGGTGCAACCAACTATAACCGCCGCTCTCGCTTTATCGATGAAATTTCGGAGGATCTGCTGCAGGAACCCAAAGCAACACGCAGCAGGAAAGCGGCGGCAGAGAAGGAACCGTTGATTCCGATTGCTTGGAGTAAAGTAACGGAATGGAAGCAAGAAAAGGCGGCAGAGCAAGAAAAACAACCCGCGGCTGACAGCGGGAAGAAAATTGCGCAACCAGCAGGACAGAGTTCAACCAAACCAACAAAAACAATCGTCAACTTTGCGGCTGGTGAAACGGTCAAACATAAAATCTGGGGCAACGGCCAGGTGCTGGAAAGCAACGGTACGGGAGACAGCCAGGAAATCCTGGTGGAATTCCCCAACGTGGGTTTGAAGCGTTTAATTGTGAAATATGCTGCGCTGGAAAGGGTGGAATCATGA
- a CDS encoding nuclear transport factor 2 family protein gives MNTKELLLAFFDAENKRDWTTYRQFLSPDVVWELHSKHVKTTRGIDNYLAAMMESYKDSDNTFVCEALHQSFDGTRIVAILRNNLGECSCDIFEFSNGHIVKEYEFILA, from the coding sequence GTGAATACAAAAGAATTACTCCTAGCATTTTTCGATGCAGAGAATAAACGGGACTGGACAACATATCGGCAGTTCCTTTCGCCGGATGTGGTTTGGGAGTTGCATTCTAAACATGTTAAAACCACTAGAGGAATAGATAATTACCTTGCCGCTATGATGGAATCATACAAGGACAGCGATAATACCTTTGTATGTGAAGCTCTGCATCAAAGCTTCGATGGAACCCGTATTGTCGCCATCCTGAGAAACAATTTGGGCGAGTGCTCGTGCGATATCTTTGAGTTTTCCAATGGCCATATTGTAAAGGAGTACGAATTCATACTGGCATGA
- the ligA gene encoding NAD-dependent DNA ligase LigA — MTMEDVLLKMRQLQQLLQRYDEAYYQLDAPLVSDAEYDLVFRQLQALEAEYPMLAAPDSPTQKVRGSVVAKFASHPHRTLKQGLENVFGTEELRGWLTKITAEYGPITFVVEPKIDGLTLVLSYEKGKLKVGATRGDGMSGEDITHNVRMIRSVPKQLTEDVDLEVRGEAYLPRESFERLNAQRELNGEPLFANPRNAAAGSLRQLDAQVAASRNLNSFFYSLEWQNGTPFTTHEETLQYLQRLGFRVNPLRLISNDPTEILAYCLAWQDQRRNLDYDIDGLVIKINDLAIRRELGQTAKAPRWAVAYKFPMEEVETTLLAIELTLGRTGVVTPTAVLEPVRVAGSLVGRASLHNEDLIREKDLMLGDKVLVRKAGEIIPEVISVLTEKRTGREVPFQMPENCPVCGHKLYRDPGEAAWRCPNLACPAQVLENIVHFGSRAAMDIEGLGPQNVQLLLQQQLIADVADLYFIRKENLLELPRFAEKSAENLLNAIEQSKNRGLERLIFALGIRHVGQKTAAVLARRFQSMTAFAQATAEQLQQVEDVGPVIALSIVNYFSQSETAERLRRLRQAGVKMTAEQAQDSSGEAPLAGLKFVVTGTLSAYSRQEIIDFIEKQGGKAVDSVSKKTDYVLAGENPGSKVEKAKAFAVPVLTEAEFKQLLSERLEKK, encoded by the coding sequence ATGACAATGGAGGATGTTTTGCTCAAGATGCGCCAATTGCAGCAATTGCTGCAGCGCTATGACGAAGCTTATTACCAGCTGGATGCACCGTTGGTCAGCGATGCGGAATACGATTTGGTCTTTCGGCAGCTGCAGGCGCTGGAAGCGGAATATCCCATGTTGGCGGCGCCCGATTCGCCTACCCAAAAAGTGCGCGGCAGTGTGGTGGCAAAGTTCGCCAGCCATCCGCATCGCACCTTAAAACAGGGTCTGGAGAACGTCTTCGGCACGGAAGAACTGCGCGGCTGGCTGACGAAAATCACAGCCGAATACGGCCCGATCACCTTTGTGGTCGAACCGAAGATTGATGGTTTAACCTTGGTGCTCAGTTATGAAAAAGGCAAGTTGAAGGTGGGAGCGACTCGCGGCGACGGGATGAGCGGTGAAGACATCACGCACAACGTCAGGATGATTCGCTCGGTGCCCAAACAACTGACAGAGGATGTTGATCTGGAAGTCCGCGGCGAAGCCTATCTGCCGCGCGAATCGTTTGAACGTCTCAATGCCCAGCGCGAACTGAACGGAGAACCGCTCTTTGCCAATCCGCGCAATGCGGCAGCCGGTTCATTGCGGCAATTGGATGCGCAGGTGGCGGCCAGCCGTAATTTGAACAGCTTTTTTTACAGCCTGGAATGGCAGAACGGAACTCCTTTTACCACACATGAAGAAACGCTGCAGTATCTGCAGCGACTGGGCTTTCGGGTCAATCCGCTGCGCCTGATCAGCAATGATCCGACTGAGATTTTGGCCTACTGCCTGGCCTGGCAGGATCAGCGCCGCAATTTGGATTATGATATCGACGGTTTGGTGATTAAAATCAACGACCTGGCTATTCGCCGGGAACTGGGACAGACAGCAAAGGCCCCTCGCTGGGCGGTTGCCTATAAATTCCCCATGGAAGAAGTGGAAACGACGCTGCTGGCCATTGAACTGACGCTTGGCCGCACCGGTGTGGTAACCCCGACGGCGGTGCTGGAACCGGTACGGGTAGCCGGCAGTCTCGTTGGACGCGCTTCTTTGCATAATGAGGATCTGATTCGCGAGAAAGACTTAATGCTCGGCGACAAGGTCTTAGTGCGCAAAGCGGGAGAAATCATTCCGGAAGTGATTTCTGTACTGACAGAAAAGCGGACCGGCAGAGAAGTGCCATTTCAGATGCCGGAAAATTGTCCGGTTTGCGGTCATAAGCTCTACCGGGACCCGGGTGAAGCCGCCTGGCGGTGCCCTAATCTTGCCTGCCCGGCGCAGGTGCTGGAGAATATCGTGCATTTTGGCAGCCGTGCGGCGATGGATATTGAGGGGTTGGGGCCGCAGAACGTGCAGTTGCTGCTGCAGCAGCAATTGATTGCCGATGTGGCTGACCTTTACTTTATCCGGAAAGAGAATCTGCTGGAACTGCCGCGTTTTGCGGAAAAATCGGCGGAAAACCTGCTCAACGCCATTGAGCAAAGCAAAAACAGAGGTTTGGAACGCTTGATCTTTGCTTTGGGGATACGCCATGTTGGGCAAAAGACCGCCGCTGTCTTAGCCAGACGTTTTCAGAGCATGACAGCTTTTGCGCAGGCAACTGCCGAACAGCTGCAGCAGGTGGAAGACGTCGGTCCGGTCATTGCCTTGAGCATTGTCAATTATTTTTCGCAAAGCGAAACGGCGGAACGCCTGCGGCGTCTGCGGCAAGCCGGAGTTAAAATGACCGCCGAACAAGCGCAGGATTCGTCGGGGGAAGCACCGCTCGCGGGTTTAAAGTTTGTGGTGACCGGCACACTTTCCGCTTACAGCAGGCAGGAAATAATCGACTTCATAGAGAAACAGGGAGGGAAAGCAGTAGATTCGGTCAGCAAAAAGACCGATTACGTGCTGGCAGGGGAGAATCCCGGCTCCAAAGTGGAAAAGGCTAAAGCTTTCGCTGTACCTGTACTCACGGAAGCAGAATTCAAACAATTGTTATCGGAAAGGTTGGAGAAGAAATGA
- the rlmD gene encoding 23S rRNA (uracil(1939)-C(5))-methyltransferase RlmD has product MAKQKNSWSLPGNKQTAAAGNMSFSVHQQIEITADNIGINGEGVARYQNLAVFCDGLLPGETAKAEINEIHKTFLRATLLEILVSSPQRQQPPCQYYAQCGGCQLQHWQYEAQTAWKELQVKEQLRRLAKIEPELQPILAAEQPYAYRNKIQMPAGLQDGKKVIGLYEKNSHRIVDIKRCLLQSPLGNKVLQIVREEIFRSKLSFYHETANNGLLRHIMIRTNREDTLALLTLVINGLTIPDEKQMIENLVQQIPELSGIVLNYNTEKGNTVLGEKSRLLWGFDTLEDQIGEATFLVSDRSFFQVNRFQTERLYQIVAAYAKKAGAVRLLDAYCGIGSIGLFLAKWQGNADAELSALDLQQIIGVEIAAVAVKDAEKNTLQNRVSNATYYTGKCEDVLPKLAQQGISVDCAVFDPPRQGCQPEFLQAIAKARINNLIYVSCNPNTLARDVALLRDLGYEVVSGQAVDMFPMTTHVETVVLLTKCG; this is encoded by the coding sequence ATGGCAAAGCAAAAAAACAGCTGGAGTCTGCCGGGCAACAAACAAACAGCCGCAGCCGGCAATATGAGCTTCAGTGTGCATCAGCAGATAGAAATCACGGCCGACAACATTGGCATCAACGGGGAAGGGGTCGCCCGTTACCAAAACCTGGCTGTCTTCTGCGATGGCTTGCTGCCGGGAGAAACCGCCAAAGCTGAAATCAATGAGATTCACAAAACCTTTCTCCGGGCAACCCTCTTGGAAATCCTGGTCAGCTCGCCGCAGCGGCAGCAACCGCCTTGCCAGTATTACGCGCAGTGCGGCGGCTGTCAGCTGCAGCATTGGCAATATGAAGCGCAAACAGCCTGGAAAGAACTGCAGGTAAAAGAACAACTGCGGCGTTTGGCTAAAATCGAACCCGAACTGCAGCCGATTTTGGCAGCAGAGCAGCCCTATGCCTACCGTAATAAGATTCAGATGCCGGCAGGTCTGCAGGACGGTAAAAAAGTGATTGGCCTATATGAAAAAAACAGTCATCGCATTGTCGACATCAAGCGCTGCTTGCTGCAGTCTCCCCTGGGTAACAAAGTGCTGCAGATTGTGCGGGAAGAAATTTTCCGGAGCAAACTTTCCTTTTACCATGAAACAGCCAATAACGGATTGCTGCGCCACATCATGATTCGCACCAACCGTGAAGACACGCTTGCTCTGCTGACACTCGTGATCAACGGACTGACCATTCCGGATGAAAAGCAAATGATTGAAAATTTAGTGCAGCAGATTCCGGAACTGAGCGGCATTGTCTTAAACTACAACACAGAAAAAGGCAATACCGTACTGGGCGAAAAGAGCAGATTGCTCTGGGGCTTTGATACGCTGGAAGACCAGATTGGCGAGGCGACTTTTCTTGTTTCGGATCGCTCCTTTTTCCAGGTCAATCGCTTTCAAACCGAACGGCTCTATCAAATTGTGGCTGCTTATGCTAAAAAAGCAGGCGCGGTTCGCTTGCTGGATGCTTACTGCGGCATCGGTTCCATCGGCTTATTCTTAGCCAAATGGCAAGGAAACGCAGATGCTGAGCTAAGCGCCCTAGACTTACAGCAGATTATCGGGGTGGAAATTGCTGCGGTGGCAGTTAAAGACGCGGAGAAAAACACCCTGCAAAACCGGGTCAGCAACGCAACCTACTATACCGGTAAATGCGAAGATGTCTTGCCAAAACTGGCACAGCAGGGGATTAGCGTCGACTGTGCTGTCTTCGATCCGCCCCGGCAGGGCTGTCAGCCCGAATTCCTGCAGGCAATTGCCAAAGCCAGAATCAATAATCTGATTTATGTCAGCTGTAACCCAAACACCCTGGCACGTGATGTGGCGCTTCTGCGTGACTTAGGTTATGAAGTGGTCAGCGGCCAGGCAGTGGATATGTTCCCCATGACAACGCACGTTGAGACGGTGGTGCTGCTTACGAAATGTGGTTAA
- the murB gene encoding UDP-N-acetylmuramate dehydrogenase, producing MKDHFADIQESMPEIRLLQNASMASFTSFQFGGPADLLAEPSTATEIVRLVQYANRNELPYLVIGKGSNLIVRDGGIRGLVIVLADRYSRMELLTKTTIRAEAGARLIALARFAYEQGLSGLEFACGIPGSLGGAVAMDAGAYGGEMKQVVLQVTALNRMGQIIRLSNQEMNFSYRHSTALEQQLIVLSAELELTAKDPVEIKAQMDDLSAKRRSKQPLQYPSAGSVFKRPPGNFAGTLIEQAGLKGYRIGDAQVSELHAGFIINLGHATASDVLQLIQYIQSTVLRQSGIRLEPEIQIIGEEI from the coding sequence ATGAAGGACCATTTTGCGGACATACAAGAGTCAATGCCGGAAATCCGCCTGTTGCAAAACGCCAGCATGGCAAGTTTCACCAGCTTTCAGTTCGGCGGTCCGGCCGATTTGCTGGCGGAACCGAGCACGGCGACGGAGATTGTGCGCTTGGTGCAATATGCCAACCGGAACGAATTGCCCTATCTGGTGATCGGCAAAGGCAGCAACCTGATTGTGCGGGACGGCGGCATCCGCGGTTTGGTGATTGTTTTGGCCGACCGTTACAGCCGGATGGAGCTGCTTACTAAAACCACAATCAGGGCGGAAGCAGGCGCGAGGCTGATTGCTTTGGCGCGCTTTGCTTACGAACAAGGCTTGAGCGGTTTGGAATTTGCCTGCGGCATTCCCGGCAGCTTGGGCGGGGCGGTGGCGATGGATGCCGGCGCCTATGGCGGTGAAATGAAGCAAGTGGTACTGCAGGTAACGGCGCTGAATCGAATGGGACAAATCATCCGGCTCAGCAATCAGGAAATGAACTTTTCTTATCGGCATTCCACCGCGCTGGAGCAGCAGCTGATCGTTTTGAGCGCCGAATTAGAGTTGACAGCAAAAGATCCGGTAGAAATCAAGGCGCAGATGGATGATTTAAGCGCCAAACGGCGCAGCAAACAACCGCTGCAGTATCCCAGCGCCGGCAGTGTTTTCAAGCGTCCGCCGGGGAATTTTGCCGGCACGCTGATTGAACAGGCCGGGCTGAAAGGTTATCGCATCGGTGACGCCCAAGTTTCCGAACTGCATGCGGGGTTCATCATCAACCTTGGCCATGCCACGGCCAGCGATGTTTTACAATTGATTCAATACATTCAAAGCACTGTCTTGCGGCAATCCGGCATCCGGCTGGAACCGGAAATACAAATCATTGGCGAGGAGATTTAA